From a single Brettanomyces bruxellensis chromosome 7, complete sequence genomic region:
- a CDS encoding uncharacterized protein (MEROPS:MER0002676~BUSCO:EOG09263WSS), translating to MDAAIGIRVNDGVIVATSRACTRSITILKPDDDKTRILNEHNILAYTGTSGDTTQFADYIQGNMQLYSMREGVDLNSKGIASYIRHELATSLRSRSPYQVNILLAGLDKGDAPFLSNIDYMGTRVDLPYAAHGYAAFYVMSLFDRHYRPDMTLKDGMKLLKMCKAELDERFPVVFKGFQVKVVDKEGIHSSELE from the coding sequence ATGGACGCAGCAATTGGAATACGGGTTAATGATGGTGTTATCGTGGCAACATCTAGGGCCTGCACTCGAAGCATCACCATTTTGAAACCGGACGATGATAAAACCAGAATCTTAAATGAGCATAATATTTTGGCCTATACCGGAACGTCAGGAGATACAACGCAGTTTGCGGATTACATACAGGGAAATATGCAGCTTTATAGTATGAGAGAAGGTGTTGATCTCAACTCAAAGGGTATCGCATCATATATAAGGCATGAATTGGCAACTTCACTTAGGTCAAGAAGTCCATACCAAGTGAATATCTTGCTTGCGGGTCTCGATAAAGGTGATGcaccttttctttccaataTTGACTATATGGGAACCCGTGTCGATCTCCCATATGCTGCCCATGGGTATGCCGCATTCTATGTAATGTCACTTTTCGATCGCCATTACAGGCCAGATATGACACTTAAGGATGGAATGaagcttttgaagatgTGCAAGGCCGAACTTGATGAAAGATTTCCTGTGGTATTCAAAGGCTTCCAAGTGAAGGTTGTTGATAAGGAGGGCATTCATAGTTCGGAACTAGAGTAG
- a CDS encoding uncharacterized protein (BUSCO:EOG0926499W), with amino-acid sequence MSNSNNLPQKKAGSFSQRSSSGLIIPSLQTSRPVVGVTNSTLAVASTKSAGNTTKGDEYKGFHQHGKDSPSKDSSLRELFEKYHGSSKSSQSAQSSAVVGGESILNKNSHFPQLLNLPSKDVNVNTEQVRAPSPASNESMFRKNRKKKQDIGTKTYSGAGALLNDEGSGIGDDDDDNNNNNGDNHTHNSVENKETNEKHSSSIQDTKHVGNSITELNKKPVLTTDTISLNGDSDTDSDAEAYGDDLVAVGQQEDIQKEELVIDDVSTPPKEQLVDLSSPSKPLIELDSGDKLVEKENKDADNSRRLSKAALKVPNPPKENHTQESFDFQQFMIQFKSKECGPIHRYLRSFLVQFAQRNWTVDEQIKLIKDFEMFLLDKMRGYFPFNTMQSEDDIMNQKEGIEKLIMAKLYSQTFSPVLDSKKLSQENINDRKKDRTYARQVRLYDWVTLRNLDVPTDISADSNFVSLASKELNKVNKYKAPRDKVICILNCCKIIFGLLRQQQKKDGIEENADSFVPMLVCVLFNAKVRFLPSNLMYIERFRNEDFLAGEVSYYVSTLQIACNFVRQISEEQITVDPGEYEKKMADARIRLKQEIEKRKQERAQRLSPLPKKLTDFISQASSGSPSVVLTKSAEIMKQSLSNSLSSFFGEGDGDDTSEVNNQTLAESRNSGHKVASQSTREHQTKNPYKSLVASDKQLEQIKNLSLEEHKQEEETKKRTEDVFQELQSMFPKIDKEIIHDVLATTMNKDGSNIGECVDALLTLGSD; translated from the coding sequence ATGTCGAATTCAAATAACCTGCCACAGAAGAAGGCAGGTTCCTTTTCCCAGCGTTCCTCTTCGGGGTTAATTATACCTTCACTACAGACTTCACGTCCAGTTGTTGGAGTTACCAATTCAACTCTTGCGGTTGCGTCTACAAAAAGTGCTGGTAACACTACTAAAGGTGATGAATATAAAGGCTTTCATCAACATGGTAAAGATTCTCCTTCCAAAGATAGTAGTCTCCGTGAACTGTTTGAAAAATACCATGGCTCAAGTAAGTCCTCACAATCTGCACAATCCAGTGCGGTTGTTGGTGGGGAGAGTATTCTAAATAAGAATTCACACTTTCCACAGCTGTTAAATTTACCATCTAAAGACGTAAATGTGAATACGGAGCAAGTGCGTGCTCCAAGTCCGGCCTCAAATGAGAGCATGTTTAGGAAGAAtcggaagaagaaacaggATATTGGCACAAAAACTTATTCCGGGGCTGGTGCCCTTTTAAATGATGAAGGTTCGGGAattggtgatgatgatgatgataataataataataatggtGATAATCATACTCATAATAGTGttgaaaataaggaaacGAACGAAAAGCATTCTAGTTCCATTCAGGACACTAAGCATGTCGGGAATAGTATCACTGAGCTAAATAAAAAGCCTGTTCTTACCACAGATACGATATCTCTAAATGGAGACTCTGATACAGATTCAGACGCAGAAGCCTATGGCGATGATCTCGTAGCAGTTGGACAGCAGGAAGAtatacaaaaagaagaattggTGATCGATGATGTGTCAACACCACCAAAAGAGCAATTGGTTGACTTATCAAGTCCTTCAAAGCCTTTGATTGAGCTGGACTCAGGAGATAAGTTGgtagagaaagaaaataaggatGCGGATAATTCGCGGCGTCTTTCAAAAGCAGCATTAAAGGTTCCAAATCCGCCGAAGGAAAATCACACCCAAGAAAGTTTTGATTTCCAACAATTTATGATTCAGTTCAAGTCTAAAGAATGTGGACCTATACATCGATACTTGAGGTCCTTTCTAGTTCAATTTGCACAAAGAAATTGGACTGTTGATGAGCAAATAAAGCTAATCAAGGACTTTGAAATGTTTTTGCTTGATAAGATGCGTGGGTATTTCCCTTTCAACACAATGCAGagtgaagatgatattatgaaccaaaaagaaggaatAGAGAAGTTGATTATGGCAAAACTTTATTCACAAACTTTCTCGCCTGTCCTGGACTCCAAAAAATTATCGCAGGAGAATATAAATGATCGCAAGAAGGATAGAACGTATGCCAGACAAGTTCGTCTGTATGATTGGGTCACGTTGAGGAATTTAGATGTTCCAACAGATATTAGTGCAGATTCTAATTTTGTCAGCTTAGCTTCGAAAGAATTAAACAAAGTTAACAAATATAAAGCACCAAGAGATAAAgttatttgcattttgaattgctgtaaaattatatttggCCTGCTCaggcagcagcagaaaaaagatggtaTAGAGGAAAACGCAGACTCCTTTGTCCCAATGTTAGTGTGTGTCTTATTTAATGCCAAGGTTCGCTTCCTTCCTTCCAATTTAATGTACATTGAACGATTCAGAAATGAGGACTTTTTGGCTGGTGAGGTTTCATATTACGTTAGCACTTTACAGATTGCATGTAATTTTGTGCGGCAGATTAGTGAGGAACAGATTACAGTTGATCCTGGAGAatatgagaagaagatggcaGACGCGAGAATACGTTTGAAGCAAGAAAttgagaaaagaaaacaagaaagGGCTCAAAGGCTGTCACCTCTACCGAAAAAACTAACAGATTTTATAAGCCAAGCATCCTCCGGATCACCTTCTGTGGTTTTGACTAAATCTGCTGAGATAATGAAGCAAAGTCTTTCAAATTCGTTAAGCAGCTTTTTTGGAGAGGGAGATGGAGATGACACTTCTGAAGTGAATAATCAGACTTTGGCAGAAAGCCGCAATAGTGGGCATAAAGTAGCAAGTCAGAGCACTCGAGAGCATCAAACGAAAAATCCTTATAAATCGTTAGTTGCCTCGGACAAGCAACTGGAGCAAATTAAAAATCTTTCTCTTGAAGAGCACAAGCAAGAGGAAGAAACTAAGAAAAGGACAGAGGATGTCTTTCAAGAACTGCAAAGCATGTTCCCAAAGattgataaagaaataattcatgATGTACTAGCCACAACAATGAATAAGGATGGAAGTAACATAGGCGAATGTGTTGATGCTCTGTTGACCTTAGGCTCGGACTAG
- the PHO84_2 gene encoding Inorganic phosphate transporter pho84, translating to MSGYKTSGGNAAFHNFVNDFADVDDPIERRRLALAKIDNAKFGWYHVRAICVAGVGFMTDAYDIFSINLGVPMITQAFYSGSIPSSTETLLKVSTSVGTVLGQLGFGWLADVLGRKKIYGVELIIMICATILQCTTGHSPGINFAGLLTFYRIIMGIGIGGDYPLSSIITSEFSTTKWRGAIMGAVFANQGWGQLLAGIVAIVVVAGYKSDLIDATSSSKCDAACVKACDQMWRILIGFGAVPGLIALYFRLTIPESPRYTFDVSREVEKATADAAKFTAGKHGNADEGDINVLKATASASPEEYNPPAASWKDFWGHFGQWRYGKILLGTAGSWFTLDVAYYGLGLNTASILKTIGFASSKNVYYSLYNQAAGNLILICAGSIPGYWASVATMDFVGRKPIQLGGFIIMTALFCIIGFAYHKLGDHALLALYVLCQFFQNFGPNMTTFVIPGECFPTRYRSTAHGMSAAAGKVGAIIAQTCIGTLQNHNCARDGKPKNCWLPHVMEIFALFMLLGCVCTIFVPETKRKTLEELSAELHDEVDISQQHVKTSSSDDDEKV from the coding sequence ATGTCTGGATACAAAACTTCAGGTGGAAATGCCGCCTTCCACAATTTCGTCAATGATTTTGCTGATGTTGATGACCCAATTGAAAGAAGACGTCTTGCTTTGGCAAAGATCGATAACGCCAAGTTTGGATGGTATCACGTTAGAGCAATTTGTGTTGCTGGTGTTGGTTTCATGACTGATGCTTATGATATTTTCTCCATTAACTTGGGTGTTCCAATGATTACACAGGCTTTCTACAGTGGATCGATTCCATCTTCTACGGAAACTTTACTTAAGGTTTCTACATCTGTTGGTACTGTTCTTGGTCAACTTGGTTTCGGTTGGCTTGCCGATGTTTTGGGACGTAAGAAGATTTACGGTGTTGAGTTGATTATCATGATTTGTGCTACCATTTTGCAATGTACTACTGGCCATTCTCCAGGTATTAATTTTGCTGGGCTGTTGACATTCTACAGAATCATCATGGGTATTGGTATCGGTGGTGATTATCCATTGTCTTCTATCATCACTTCTGAGTTCTCTACCACCAAGTGGAGAGGTGCTATCATGGGTGCTGTGTTTGCCAACCAAGGTTGGGGTCAGTTGCTTGCTGGTATTGTTgcaattgttgttgttgccgGTTACAAGAGTGATCTTATTGATGCTACTTCGTCTTCAAAATGTGACGCTGCTTGTGTCAAGGCATGTGACCAGATGTGGAGAATCCTTATTGGTTTTGGTGCAGTCCCAGGTTTGATTGCTCTTTATTTCAGACTGACTATTCCAGAATCTCCAAGATATACTTTCGATGTTTCCAGGGAGGTTGAGAAGGCTACTGCCGATGCTGCCAAGTTTACTGCTGGTAAGCACGGTAATGCAGATGAGGGAGATATTAATGTTTTGAAGGCTACTGCATCTGCTTCTCCAGAGGAGTATAACCCACCAGCTGCAAGTTGGAAGGACTTCTGGGGACATTTCGGTCAATGGAGATATGGAAAGATTTTGCTTGGTACTGCTGGTTCCTGGTTCACACTTGATGTTGCATATTACGGTCTTGGTTTGAACACTGCTTCCATTTTGAAGACTATCGGTTTTGCTTCGTCAAAGAACGTTTATTACTCTTTGTACAATCAGGCTGCCGGTAACTTGATTCTTATTTGTGCTGGTTCTATTCCTGGTTACTGGGCTTCTGTTGCTACTATGGACTTTGTCGGAAGAAAGCCAATTCAATTGGGTGGATTCATCATTATGACTGCTTTGTTCTGTATCATTGGCTTTGCATACCACAAGCTTGGGGATCATGCTCTTTTGGCTCTCTATGTCTTGTGTCAGTTCTTCCAGAACTTTGGACCTAACATGACCACTTTCGTCATTCCTGGTGAATGCTTCCCAACTAGATACAGATCTACTGCTCATGGTATGTCTGCTGCTGCCGGTAAGGTCGGTGCTATTATTGCTCAGACTTGTATTGGTACTTTGCAGAACCACAACTGTGCTAGAGATGGTAAACCAAAGAACTGTTGGTTGCCTCATGTCATGGAAATCTTTGCTCTTTTCATGTTGCTTGGTTGCGTGTGCACCATTTTCGTTCCAGAGACTAAGAGAAAGACTTTGGAAGAATTGTCTGCTGAGTTGCACGATGAGGTTGATATCAGTCAGCAGCATGTTAAGACCAGCTCctcagatgatgatgagaaggTTTAA
- the PHO84_1 gene encoding Inorganic phosphate transporter pho84 encodes MGGHKTSGGNAAFHNFVNDFADVDDPIERRRLALEKIDNAKFGWYHVRAICVAGVGFMTDAYDIFSINLGIPMISQAFWNGNIPESTETLLKVATSVGTVIGQLGFGYMADHLGRKRIYGSELIIMLCATVLQCTAGHSAAMSFPALLTFYRIIMGIGIGGDYPMSSIITSEFATTRYRGAIMGAVFANQGWGQLLAGVVALIVVVAYKSVLIKADTAAQCDATCVKSCDQMWRILIGMGAIPGLIALYFRLTIPESPRYTFDVSKDTDKAAADAAKFASGEHGNADESAIKKLEGTSADSEPQDISNTPAKGSWKDFWGHFGQWRYGKILLGTAGCWFTLDIAYYGLGLNTASILKTIGFASSNNVYHSLYNQSAGNLILICAGSIPGYWASVATMDFVGRKPIQICGFLIMTALFCIIGFAYHKLGDHGLLALYVLCQFFQNFGPNMTTFVIPGECYPTRYRSTAHGMSAASGKIGAIIAQTCIGTLQNHNCARDGKPKNCWLPHVMEIFALFMLVGFFLSFLVPETKRKTLEELAEELHGEIDITKNHVTKEKVKTGSSSDDDEKGSKSGLLV; translated from the coding sequence ATGGGAGGACACAAGACTTCGGGTGGAAATGCCGCCTTCCACAATTTCGTCAATGATTTTGCTGATGTTGATGACCCTATCGAAAGAAGGCGTCTTGCTTTGGAGAAGATAGATAACGCCAAATTCGGCTGGTATCACGTTAGAGCAATTTGTGTTGCCGGTGTTGGTTTCATGACTGATGCTTATGATATTTTCTCCATTAACTTGGGTATTCCAATGATTTCTCAGGCTTTCTGGAATGGCAATATTCCGGAGTCGACCGAAACACTTCTTAAGGTCGCAACTTCTGTGGGTACTGTTATTGGCCAGCTTGGTTTTGGTTACATGGCTGATCATTTGGGACGAAAGAGGATCTACGGTAGTGAATTGATCATCATGCTTTGTGCTACAGTGCTCCAATGTACTGCAGGCCATTCCGCTGCTATGTCATTCCCAGCACTGTTGACATTCTACAGAATCATCATGGGTATTGGTATCGGTGGTGATTATCCAATGTCTTCTATCATTACATCCGAATTTGCCACTACCAGATACAGAGGAGCAATTATGGGTGCTGTGTTTGCCAACCAAGGTTGGGGTCAGCTGCTTGCCGGTGTTGTTGCTCTTATCGTTGTCGTTGCATACAAAAGCGTTTTAATCAAGGCCGACACTGCTGCTCAGTGCGATGCTACTTGTGTGAAATCATGCGATCAGATGTGGAGAATTCTTATTGGTATGGGTGCAATTCCAGGTTTGATTGCCCTTTACTTCAGATTGACCATTCCTGAGTCCCCAAGATATACGTTCGATGTTTCTAAAGATACTGACAAAGCTGCAGCAGATGCAGCTAAATTCGCCTCCGGGGAACATGGAAATGCCGATGAATCAGCAATAAAGAAGCTCGAAGGTACTTCCGCTGATTCCGAACCTCAAGATATCTCGAACACTCCTGCTAAAGGTTCCTGGAAGGACTTCTGGGGACATTTCGGTCAATGGAGATATGGAAAGATTTTGCTTGGAACTGCAGGCTGCTGGTTTACCCTTGATATTGCATATTACGGTCTTGGTTTGAACACTGCTTCCATTTTGAAGACTATCGGCTTCGCTTCTTCTAACAATGTTTACCACTCTCTTTACAATCAATCTGCCGGTAACTTGATTCTTATCTGTGCCGGTTCTATTCCTGGTTACTGGGCCTCTGTTGCTACTATGGACTTTGTGGGAAGAAAACCAATTCAGATTTGCGGCTTTTTGATCATGACTGCTTTGTTCTGTATCATTGGATTTGCATACCACAAGCTTGGAGACCACGGACTTTTGGCTCTTTATGTTTTGTGTCAGTTCTTCCAGAACTTTGGACCTAACATGACCACATTCGTCATTCCTGGTGAGTGTTATCCAACCAGATACAGATCTACTGCCCATGGTATGTCTGCAGCATCAGGAAAAATCGGTGCCATTATTGCTCAAACTTGTATTGGTACTTTGCAGAACCACAACTGTGCTAGAGATGGTAAACCAAAGAACTGTTGGTTGCCTCATGTCATGGAGATATTTGCTCTCTTTATGCTTGTTGGTTTCTTCCTTTCATTCTTGGTGCCAGAGACTAAGAGAAAGACTTTGGAAGAATTGGCAGAGGAGCTCCATGGCGAGATAGATATTACAAAGAACCACGTGACCAAGGAAAAGGTCAAGACAGGATCATCTTCCgacgatgatgaaaaggGAAGCAAGTCTGGATTGCTTGTCTAA
- a CDS encoding uncharacterized protein (BUSCO:EOG09264L6D), producing MLAPIRVSKNALVGSRFMLQRTALFTLNSRRTPTLIRKYASASKQTSTQSQLRSTGSKVTPEKPVSDTERLERGLARFWEKVSCEETPNVYKIMIDGKTIKTPLGFKLEIPKEKQSLAYLLTNEWKSLPSLHVRPYILTLTSLSCRAIDLAKSNGDEDAKAKIGDPETIKTLLLKYLDTDTLLVFSPVKDCEGELRKEQQKLYYPLKKEMEEFFTQYSKDGQNIVLKELDTEVSGLVGNKQSEETRNAVKKFLDSLDTWELVALERTTLTCKSLLCGVAVVRKNRPDDQFDYSLDDLARAATLETVMQTKRWGEVEDTHDVEKVDVRRVLSASSLLCFRKPNDA from the coding sequence ATGCTAGCTCCAATAAGAGTTTCAAAGAATGCCTTGGTAGGCAGCCGTTTTATGCTGCAAAGGACAGCACTTTTTACCCTTAATTCACGGAGAACACCCACATTGATTAGAAAATATGCCAGTGCATCCAAACAAACTTCAACACAATCCCAGTTAAGGTCTACAGGATCAAAAGTCACGCCAGAAAAACCTGTTTCTGATACTGAAAGGCTTGAAAGAGGACTTGCTCGGTTTTGGGAAAAAGTATCATGCGAAGAGACACCTAATGTCTATAAAATTATGATTGATGGGAAGACAATTAAAACACCATTGGGATTCAAGTTAGAgattccaaaagaaaagcagagTTTAGCATATTTGTTGACAAACGAATGGAAATCGCTACCATCACTTCACGTAAGGCCATACATTCTCACATTAACTTCATTAAGTTGTAGAGCAATTGATTTGGCAAAATCAAACGGTGACGAGGATGCTAAGGCAAAGATAGGTGATCCCGAAACTATTAAAACTTTGCTACTGAAATATCTAGATACAGATACATTATTAGTCTTTTCACCAGTAAAGGATTGTGAGGGGGAACTAAGAAAAGAGCAGCAAAAGTTATATTAtcctttgaagaaagaaatggaagaattCTTTACACAGTATTCCAAAGATGGGCAAAATATTGTTTTAAAGGAATTGGACACTGAAGTCTCCGGATTGGTAGGAAACAAACAATCGGAAGAGACAAGAAATGCGGTgaagaaatttttggatTCTTTGGATACATGGGAACTTGTAGCTTTAGAGAGAACAACCTTAACATGCAAATCATTATTGTGTGGAGTTGCTGTTGTGCGAAAGAACAGACCAGATGATCAATTTGATTATTCTTTGGATGATTTAGCAAGGGCTGCTACTTTGGAAACCGTTATGCAGACGAAGAGATGGggtgaagttgaagatacCCACGATGTTGAGAAGGTTGATGTTCGAAGAGTTTTGTCGGCTTCGTCTCTTCTCTGCTTTAGAAAGCCTAATGATGCTTAG
- a CDS encoding uncharacterized protein (BUSCO:EOG09264RIE): protein MVKEEKLQSLPKGVTLPPPEVRIMIEKTAGYVARNGVAFEQRVKAREVKNDKFQFLLDKDPYNGYYRHILQQIKEGKFKGSRKNDSKGDKKDGASGNDEKDTDFIMNIKQLKYLPGEFVSKISPVDLEVIKLVARFTAVNGERFLIWLKKLSKGNIQLTAQTAFLDEGHSMHKIFNFYLECYRRIITSQDEIRSLIGNFDQTKFLDRCFARAEHDKKVKSDLSKELKDEEQKRLYYASIDWQDFSVVQKIEFTDLDDAAALPAPLEKSELEFRSLVQKRASTMIEEAPPDYDAENNKEMLKSENVKARVVDSDNSDKKIHRPVPKGVKILSAGESRLKRQREKTKGDSVDPITGERLLRCPLTGKLIPESKFAKHISILLLDPRYKEEKSRYEAKFKYAPNISNEQVYENIKSMMKDKEQEDGANPSKKRRKVIWNGTFNTIAQTKAAAERGRDKEEEKKAEAERIQKEHEIGPY from the coding sequence ATGgtgaaggaagaaaaattgcaGTCATTACCGAAAGGAGTaactcttcctcctccGGAGGTGAGGATCATGATAGAAAAGACAGCTGGATATGTGGCAAGAAATGGAGTGGCTTTTGAGCAAAGGGTAAAAGCAAGAGAAGTAAAAAACGATAAATTCCAATTCCTATTAGACAAGGATCCGTATAATGGATATTATAGGCATATATTGCAGCAGATCAAGGAGGGAAAATTTAAAGGAAGTAGAAAAAATGATAGTAAGGGCGATAAGAAAGATGGTGCTTCGGGCAACGATGAGAAAGATACCGATTTCATCATGAACATCAAAcaattaaaatatttacCGGGGGAGTTTGTGAGTAAGATATCACCTGTTGATTTAGAGGTGATAAAGTTAGTTGCCCGGTTTACTGCTGTGAATGGTGAAAGATTCCTAATTTGGCTCAAAAAGCTAAGCAAGGGAAACATCCAGCTAACAGCACAAACTGCTTTTTTAGATGAGGGCCACTCGATGCACAAAATATTCAACTTTTATTTAGAGTGCTACAGGCGAATAATTACATCACAAGATGAAATAAGAAGTTTGATAGGTAATTTTGACCAAACTAAGTTTTTGGATCGATGCTTTGCAAGAGCTGAGCACGATAAGAAGGTTAAATCTGACTTGAGTAAAGAGTTAAAGGATGAGGAGCAGAAACGTCTTTATTATGCTTCAATTGATTGGCAGGACTTCAGTGTCGTACAGAAGATTGAATTCACAGATTTGGACGATGCAGCAGCATTACCAGCTCCTCTTGAAAAGAGTGAGTTGGAATTTAGATCATTGGTTCAGAAACGTGCTTCGACTATGATCGAGGAGGCACCACCTGACTATGATGCAGAGAATAATAAAGAGATGTTGAAGTCGGAAAATGTGAAAGCACGAGTTGTGGATTCAGACAATTCTGATAAGAAAATACACCGGCCAGTTCCTAAGGGGGTGAAAATTCTTTCTGCAGGTGAATCCAGACTAAAGAGGCAGAGAGAGAAAACCAAAGGAGACAGTGTTGATCCGATTACTGGGGAAAGACTTCTTCGTTGCCCACTTACAGGTAAGCTCATCCCAGAGTCTAAGTTTGCCAAACATATTTCAATACTTCTTTTGGATCCAAGATATAAGGAAGAGAAGTCAAGATACGAGGCTAAATTCAAGTATGCTCCAAACATTTCAAATGAACAAGTTTATGAAAACATTAAATCCATGATGAAGGACAAGGAGCAGGAAGATGGAGCGAACCCatctaaaaaaagaagaaaggtgATCTGGAATGGAACTTTTAATACAATCGCCCAAACAAAGGCTGCTGCTGAAAGAGGCCGGgataaagaagaggagaagaaggctGAAGCAGAGAGAATTCAAAAGGAGCATGAAATTGGTCCCTATTAA